From Lysinibacillus sp. SGAir0095, the proteins below share one genomic window:
- a CDS encoding VOC family protein: MSYVKEPEIAKLGHFGLVSTDLEKSLWFFKEVIGLEETEVKDGVHYLRAWGDFEHHTMTLRQGEESHVDHIAWRTKRAEDVDAYAKQFEESGIEVRWVEAGTEAGQGRAFRFELPSGHTFEIYFEMEKTLASPETRSVLKNQSHKSWSRGVSPRRIDHVNILTSLLANELSDFLQDNLGFNLRECVQTPDGNLVGAWLSVTPLVHDIAVSHDPFAASTHEIHHVAYWLDNSQDLLRAADILKENGIFFKGPGKHGISQAMYIYAVDPGSGVRVELFTNGYLIFEPDWEPIVWGVDEMDLGFTYWGDQTDTKPENNPTIKVYDDKKFIRS; the protein is encoded by the coding sequence ATGAGTTACGTAAAAGAACCTGAAATCGCAAAGTTAGGACATTTTGGATTAGTATCGACTGACTTAGAAAAATCTTTATGGTTTTTCAAAGAAGTAATTGGTTTAGAAGAAACAGAAGTAAAAGATGGTGTGCATTATTTAAGGGCATGGGGAGATTTTGAGCATCATACAATGACCCTTCGACAAGGAGAAGAATCCCATGTGGATCACATTGCTTGGCGTACGAAACGAGCAGAAGATGTCGATGCATATGCAAAACAATTTGAGGAATCCGGAATTGAAGTTCGCTGGGTAGAAGCTGGTACAGAGGCTGGTCAAGGGCGTGCGTTCCGTTTTGAATTGCCAAGTGGTCACACATTCGAAATTTACTTCGAGATGGAGAAAACATTGGCTTCTCCAGAAACTCGTTCCGTTTTAAAGAATCAATCACATAAATCTTGGTCCCGTGGTGTTTCGCCTAGAAGAATTGACCACGTAAATATATTAACTTCATTACTTGCGAATGAACTATCAGACTTTTTGCAGGATAATCTGGGTTTTAATTTACGTGAGTGTGTTCAAACACCAGATGGAAATTTAGTGGGTGCTTGGTTAAGTGTTACACCATTAGTTCATGATATTGCCGTTAGCCATGATCCATTTGCTGCTTCGACACATGAAATTCACCATGTTGCCTATTGGTTAGATAACTCACAGGATTTATTACGTGCAGCAGATATTTTAAAGGAAAATGGTATTTTCTTCAAGGGGCCAGGTAAACACGGTATTTCTCAAGCTATGTATATTTACGCAGTTGATCCAGGAAGCGGTGTTCGTGTAGAGCTGTTTACAAATGGATACTTAATTTTCGAACCGGATTGGGAGCCAATTGTTTGGGGTGTAGATGAAATGGATTTAGGATTTACTTACTGGGGCGATCAAACAGATACTAAACCAGAAAATAATCCGACAATTAAAGTTTATGATGATAAAAAATTCATTCGAAGCTAG
- a CDS encoding flavin reductase family protein, with protein sequence MEDRLFRDAMGKFATGVTVVTTQFENESYGMTANAFMSVSLDPKLVVISIGHKARFLKKVQDSKKFAVNILASNQKEHSMAFAGQLKDEITINFEELAGLPVLPGALAQVSCEVLSEHVEGDHTLFIGKVLDIKVTEGEPLIFYGGKYRELVEGELKTV encoded by the coding sequence GTGGAGGATCGTTTATTTAGAGATGCGATGGGGAAGTTTGCAACGGGTGTAACGGTAGTGACGACTCAGTTTGAAAATGAATCCTATGGTATGACGGCAAACGCTTTTATGTCTGTTTCACTAGATCCGAAATTAGTAGTCATTTCGATTGGACACAAAGCTCGTTTCTTGAAAAAAGTTCAGGATAGCAAAAAGTTCGCTGTTAACATTTTAGCTTCTAATCAAAAAGAGCACTCAATGGCATTTGCAGGTCAACTAAAAGATGAAATTACGATCAATTTTGAGGAGTTAGCGGGACTGCCGGTACTACCAGGTGCTCTTGCTCAAGTAAGTTGCGAAGTACTTTCAGAACATGTTGAAGGAGACCATACTTTATTCATTGGAAAAGTGCTTGATATCAAAGTAACAGAAGGGGAGCCTTTAATTTTCTACGGGGGGAAATATCGAGAGTTAGTTGAAGGCGAATTGAAAACAGTTTAA
- a CDS encoding 2-keto-4-pentenoate hydratase: MNVQAAANALLEAEKMKTPISPFTSLPEQITARDAYSIQLLVIQSKVNAGATVKGMKIGLTSKAMQEMLNVYTPDYGHILDSMVFEQDLPVELLQFIHPRVEFEIAFVLKEDIKGPNVTAEDVVRATDYVVPAIEIIDSRIKDWKIKFEDTVADNGSSGGAVLGKTKTPLDEIDLATVEMKAFKNNEHYDTATGAAVLGNPIEAVVWLANELGSYDISLKKGQFILAGALSKAVDIVEDVEYSADFGPLGKVAVSFVKAGVTK, from the coding sequence ATGAATGTTCAAGCGGCGGCTAATGCACTATTAGAAGCAGAGAAAATGAAAACACCCATTTCCCCTTTCACTTCTCTTCCGGAGCAAATTACCGCTAGAGATGCTTACAGTATTCAACTTCTAGTTATTCAAAGCAAGGTAAATGCTGGAGCAACAGTGAAAGGTATGAAAATCGGGTTAACGAGTAAGGCCATGCAAGAAATGTTAAACGTGTATACACCAGATTACGGACATATTTTAGATTCGATGGTCTTTGAGCAAGATCTACCTGTAGAGTTATTGCAATTTATACACCCAAGAGTGGAGTTTGAAATTGCCTTTGTACTGAAGGAAGATATAAAGGGACCCAATGTGACAGCTGAAGATGTTGTCCGTGCAACGGACTATGTTGTTCCTGCCATCGAAATTATTGACAGTCGTATTAAGGATTGGAAAATTAAGTTTGAAGATACTGTAGCTGATAATGGTTCAAGTGGCGGAGCTGTATTAGGTAAAACGAAAACACCTCTTGATGAAATAGATCTCGCTACAGTTGAAATGAAAGCTTTCAAAAACAATGAACATTATGACACTGCTACAGGTGCTGCTGTATTAGGTAATCCAATTGAGGCAGTAGTATGGCTTGCAAATGAGCTAGGAAGTTACGATATCAGTTTGAAAAAGGGACAGTTTATTTTAGCAGGAGCCTTATCAAAAGCAGTAGATATAGTAGAGGATGTGGAGTACTCTGCAGACTTTGGCCCATTAGGTAAAGTGGCAGTTTCATTTGTGAAAGCAGGTGTTACAAAATGA
- a CDS encoding acetaldehyde dehydrogenase (acetylating), which produces MKKCKIGIIGSGNIGTDLMYKIERSENLEMSVMVGIDPESDGLKRAEDRGYKAISNGIEGLMECLDLVDIVFDATSAYAHRKHSDLLTAAGKKVIDLTPAAIGPFTIPSVNMTEHFDKSNLNMVTCGGQATIPMVNAISKVIPVEYAEIVATVASKSAGPGTRANIDEFTRTTSKAIEQVGGAQKGKAIIILNPAEPPIIMRDTVNALVEEEGKEEEITQSIYEMVKEVQKYVPGYRLRGTPQFDGRKVSIFLEVEGAGDYFPPYSGNLDIMTAAAARVANELAKQLIATGV; this is translated from the coding sequence ATGAAAAAATGTAAAATTGGTATCATTGGTTCGGGTAACATCGGCACGGACTTAATGTATAAAATTGAGCGTAGTGAAAATCTTGAGATGAGTGTGATGGTGGGGATTGATCCTGAATCAGATGGTTTAAAACGCGCGGAAGATAGAGGATATAAGGCAATATCTAATGGCATCGAAGGTCTAATGGAGTGTCTTGATTTAGTTGATATCGTATTTGATGCTACTTCTGCTTACGCTCATAGAAAACATAGTGATTTACTGACTGCTGCCGGGAAGAAAGTCATTGATTTAACACCAGCAGCCATTGGTCCATTTACCATTCCATCTGTAAATATGACTGAACATTTCGATAAAAGCAACTTAAATATGGTGACTTGTGGGGGTCAAGCAACAATTCCAATGGTTAATGCCATCTCCAAGGTGATACCTGTTGAATACGCTGAAATCGTTGCAACAGTAGCAAGTAAAAGTGCTGGGCCTGGTACACGTGCAAATATTGATGAATTTACTCGTACAACGTCAAAGGCGATTGAACAAGTGGGTGGAGCTCAGAAGGGGAAGGCGATTATTATCTTAAACCCTGCAGAACCACCAATTATTATGCGAGATACAGTCAATGCACTGGTTGAGGAAGAAGGAAAAGAAGAAGAAATTACCCAGTCCATTTATGAAATGGTGAAAGAAGTCCAAAAGTATGTACCTGGTTATCGTCTAAGAGGGACACCTCAATTTGATGGCCGAAAAGTTTCCATTTTCCTTGAAGTAGAGGGAGCTGGAGATTACTTCCCACCCTATTCTGGCAACTTAGATATAATGACTGCAGCAGCTGCAAGAGTAGCAAATGAACTAGCGAAGCAACTAATTGCTACAGGCGTATAA
- the dmpG gene encoding 4-hydroxy-2-oxovalerate aldolase gives MERSVQILDVSLRDGSHAMRHSFTEEQVRATARGLDQAGVSYFEVSHGDGLGGSSLQYGLSKVNELELIEAAADECQNAKVSVLLIPGIGIKEDLQDAVKAGAKMVRVATHVTEADVAAQHIALGRELGLKTVGFLMMAHMAPPEKVVEQAKLFESYGAEIIYVTDSAGFMLPDDVTQRISALKQSIGCEIGFHAHNNLSMAMANTVAAVKAGATYIDGSLRALGAGSGNTQTEVIVAVMERLGLNTGIDLYKIMDVANHVVAPYMQRPQEITGSSLIMGYAGVYSSFLLHTQAAAQKFGIDERDILIELGRLKAVGGQEDLIYDVAQQLALTRV, from the coding sequence ATGGAAAGATCTGTTCAAATATTAGACGTCTCACTTCGAGACGGAAGCCACGCAATGAGGCACTCCTTTACCGAAGAACAAGTACGTGCTACTGCTAGAGGACTTGATCAAGCGGGTGTGAGTTATTTTGAAGTGTCACATGGAGATGGTTTAGGTGGCTCTTCATTGCAATATGGTTTGTCCAAAGTAAATGAATTGGAGCTTATAGAAGCTGCAGCTGACGAGTGTCAGAACGCGAAAGTATCCGTATTGTTAATTCCGGGTATTGGCATTAAAGAGGATCTACAGGATGCCGTAAAAGCCGGGGCGAAAATGGTACGGGTAGCAACGCATGTGACAGAAGCTGATGTTGCAGCACAGCATATCGCCTTAGGTCGTGAGCTCGGTTTAAAAACAGTTGGCTTCCTAATGATGGCTCACATGGCACCTCCAGAAAAAGTGGTTGAACAAGCTAAACTTTTTGAAAGCTATGGAGCTGAAATTATTTATGTAACAGACTCGGCAGGTTTTATGCTACCTGATGATGTTACACAACGAATATCTGCATTGAAACAATCCATCGGTTGTGAAATAGGCTTCCATGCCCATAATAACCTTTCCATGGCAATGGCTAATACAGTAGCTGCTGTAAAAGCAGGGGCTACTTATATAGATGGTAGCTTAAGAGCCCTGGGTGCTGGTAGTGGGAACACGCAAACCGAAGTGATAGTAGCGGTAATGGAACGCCTGGGGCTTAACACAGGGATTGACCTATATAAAATTATGGATGTTGCCAACCATGTAGTGGCTCCGTACATGCAACGACCTCAAGAAATTACAGGATCCAGTTTAATAATGGGCTACGCTGGCGTATATTCGAGCTTTTTATTACATACGCAAGCTGCTGCCCAAAAGTTTGGTATTGACGAACGTGACATATTAATTGAGCTAGGTCGCTTAAAAGCTGTAGGTGGTCAAGAAGACCTCATCTATGACGTTGCGCAACAATTGGCTTTGACAAGAGTATGA
- a CDS encoding MFS transporter, translating into MGKVINRNFLKFLIVIIAFQDVAAGVAGSIMADIIAAFPDYNPTIVMLVATFPGLIQIVPALFYGKLSATFKKRTLLFTGLILFMIGGVMPFFIDSLPLIIAFRGLLGLGVGITMPLSVDIISDFFEGRERDFLIGFGTSTIACIGAIFFQLGGGILADSFGWQYGFLTYLFPIWILALTFLFLPEPEKRKIAENQPKQKVKTPRVIYGVSFGQIIFSALVYGYVTNISVVIQAENLGTATQAGMAISVFTFGTLLAGFVFGRIKHLFSVSYIPLAIFLTGLGMLICFFSHSLTMIFVGSIVGGAGMGIGIPGVFARVTEATPKNSTTSYVGLVVAAQGVGGIIGPFAFSLILDVLSKDIGRFPLAISAVGLFALAIVWFVLVKVAKPVNNPESDIEVTT; encoded by the coding sequence ATGGGTAAAGTAATCAATCGGAATTTCTTGAAATTTTTAATTGTTATTATTGCATTCCAAGACGTTGCAGCAGGTGTTGCCGGATCGATTATGGCAGATATTATTGCGGCCTTCCCGGATTATAATCCGACAATTGTGATGCTTGTTGCGACTTTCCCAGGCTTGATTCAAATTGTTCCTGCTCTATTTTATGGAAAGCTAAGCGCTACATTTAAAAAGCGAACTTTATTATTTACAGGCTTAATCTTGTTTATGATTGGTGGGGTAATGCCGTTTTTTATTGACAGTCTACCATTAATTATTGCTTTCCGTGGTCTTTTAGGTCTAGGTGTGGGGATTACAATGCCATTATCAGTTGATATTATCTCTGATTTCTTCGAAGGTAGAGAACGTGATTTTCTTATTGGATTCGGTACATCAACAATTGCATGTATCGGAGCAATTTTCTTCCAATTAGGAGGGGGGATTTTAGCAGATTCTTTTGGCTGGCAATATGGCTTCTTAACTTACTTATTCCCAATTTGGATTTTAGCTCTAACCTTCTTATTCTTGCCTGAGCCTGAGAAACGCAAAATAGCAGAAAATCAACCGAAACAAAAAGTTAAAACTCCCAGAGTTATCTATGGAGTATCATTTGGTCAAATTATTTTCTCTGCATTAGTTTATGGATATGTAACGAATATTTCCGTTGTAATTCAAGCTGAGAACTTAGGTACTGCAACACAGGCAGGGATGGCAATATCCGTATTTACTTTTGGTACATTACTAGCGGGTTTTGTATTTGGACGTATTAAGCATTTATTTTCAGTTTCCTATATTCCACTGGCGATTTTCTTAACAGGACTTGGAATGTTAATTTGCTTCTTCTCACATAGCTTAACAATGATTTTTGTAGGAAGTATTGTTGGTGGAGCGGGAATGGGAATTGGAATACCTGGTGTATTTGCTCGTGTTACAGAGGCAACCCCTAAAAATAGCACAACTTCCTATGTCGGGTTGGTAGTTGCTGCACAAGGTGTTGGAGGCATCATTGGACCGTTTGCTTTTAGTTTAATCCTTGATGTATTAAGTAAAGACATTGGTCGTTTCCCACTTGCTATTAGTGCAGTCGGTTTGTTTGCTTTAGCTATTGTATGGTTTGTTTTGGTGAAGGTTGCAAAGCCCGTAAACAATCCTGAATCAGATATTGAAGTAACAACCTAG
- a CDS encoding SDR family NAD(P)-dependent oxidoreductase, with protein sequence MRLQNKVAIITGSTSGIGEATAKLFAKEGAKVIVTGRRQEKGLKVVEHILEQDGNAHFVQADMLDEASYGMIVKETLSKYGTIDILVNNAGRIIEKPFLEFSNSDWDYFIKLDAFAYFRMMQEVLPSMIEQGSGNVINVTSLAAINVMPTHALYSFVKAGITQMSKVVAAEYASKNIRVNNLLPGVVFTEMIEDNPNTVHMEKIIPIGRMSTVEEQAEVLAFLASEQSSYITGTSIVADGGVRGI encoded by the coding sequence ATGCGACTACAAAATAAAGTAGCAATTATTACAGGTAGTACCTCAGGGATTGGTGAAGCAACGGCTAAACTATTTGCGAAAGAAGGAGCAAAAGTAATTGTTACAGGTCGGCGTCAGGAGAAGGGACTTAAGGTAGTTGAACATATATTAGAACAAGACGGTAATGCTCATTTTGTTCAAGCAGATATGTTGGATGAAGCTAGTTATGGAATGATTGTAAAAGAAACCCTTTCGAAATACGGTACGATCGATATATTAGTAAATAATGCCGGAAGAATAATTGAGAAGCCTTTCTTGGAATTCTCTAATTCAGATTGGGACTACTTTATTAAACTAGATGCTTTTGCCTATTTCCGAATGATGCAAGAAGTCTTGCCATCCATGATTGAACAAGGAAGTGGAAATGTTATAAATGTAACGTCACTCGCAGCAATTAATGTTATGCCAACTCATGCTCTTTATAGTTTTGTGAAGGCGGGTATTACTCAAATGTCAAAGGTAGTAGCAGCTGAATACGCGTCTAAAAATATTCGGGTAAATAATCTCTTACCGGGCGTAGTTTTTACGGAAATGATAGAAGATAATCCGAATACTGTGCATATGGAGAAAATAATTCCAATAGGGAGAATGTCTACTGTAGAAGAACAAGCTGAAGTTCTTGCTTTTTTAGCATCCGAACAGTCCTCTTATATTACAGGAACTTCAATTGTCGCTGATGGTGGAGTTAGAGGAATATAG
- a CDS encoding SDR family NAD(P)-dependent oxidoreductase yields MLLNQRIAIVTGGSNGMGEAIVKKFASEGAIVVIADIHVDRAIQVANEINATGGTCKVFGKVDITDKNQVQYTVQETVKSFGRIDILINCAGGVLSGNGTSDNITMDDWNKVLDLNLNGTMNMILEVLPFMKAEGYGKIVNFTSMGAFNPYSTVLHYHAAKGAIESVTANLAFELAPQGIYVNSVAPGPIRTTFWDKLMPPGEERDRFMENLAEKEVPLGRMGTAEDIAGVALFLSSSLSDFVTGEKINVGGGMGNIISHNSTYLSSKENSIINK; encoded by the coding sequence ATGTTACTAAACCAAAGAATAGCAATTGTTACAGGTGGTTCCAATGGGATGGGGGAAGCCATTGTTAAAAAGTTTGCTTCAGAGGGAGCAATAGTAGTAATTGCAGATATCCATGTTGATAGAGCAATTCAAGTAGCAAATGAAATCAACGCAACAGGTGGAACTTGTAAAGTTTTCGGGAAAGTCGATATTACGGATAAAAACCAAGTTCAATACACAGTGCAAGAGACTGTAAAATCATTTGGCCGAATAGACATTTTAATCAACTGTGCAGGCGGGGTACTTAGTGGTAACGGTACTTCGGATAATATAACAATGGACGATTGGAATAAAGTGTTGGACTTAAATTTAAATGGAACGATGAATATGATCTTGGAAGTACTTCCTTTTATGAAAGCGGAAGGGTATGGGAAAATCGTCAATTTTACTTCAATGGGAGCATTTAATCCGTATTCAACTGTTCTGCATTATCATGCTGCAAAAGGTGCTATTGAAAGTGTGACCGCGAACTTAGCCTTTGAATTGGCACCTCAAGGAATTTACGTGAATTCAGTTGCTCCGGGTCCCATCAGAACTACCTTTTGGGATAAATTAATGCCACCTGGTGAAGAAAGAGATCGCTTCATGGAAAACCTCGCTGAAAAGGAAGTTCCTTTAGGGAGAATGGGGACTGCAGAGGATATTGCAGGTGTTGCCTTATTTTTAAGTTCCTCTCTTTCAGATTTTGTTACAGGAGAAAAAATTAATGTCGGTGGTGGAATGGGCAATATCATTTCCCATAACTCAACTTATTTATCCTCCAAAGAAAATAGTATCATCAACAAATGA
- a CDS encoding VOC family protein has protein sequence MSKPELSKLGYVALVTPDLEKSLWFFKEVIGLEETLSSEGVHYLRAFGDFGHHTLSLEEGESGYVKHVGWRTKRREDVAAFKEALEIQGVRVDSIASGTTKGVGEAIRFQLPSGHSFELYYDMEKPEVEENRRSVLKNQPYKAWAKGVSPRRFDHINIHSTENVKETYDFLIEQLGFNLREYVVDDEGNTIAGWMSVTPLVHDVAFIAKPSLPTPARLHHLSYWSDDSQDILRAADILKENGLQFIGPGKHGISQALYLYVMDPGSGCRVELFTGGYLIFDPDWEPVKWSLEERSLGNTYWGDSVQDKELNNMTIEAK, from the coding sequence ATGAGTAAACCGGAACTTTCAAAGCTTGGTTATGTGGCACTGGTTACACCAGACCTTGAAAAATCGTTGTGGTTTTTTAAGGAAGTAATTGGTCTAGAAGAGACGCTAAGCTCCGAGGGTGTACATTATTTAAGAGCATTTGGTGATTTTGGACATCATACCTTATCTCTTGAAGAAGGCGAAAGTGGCTATGTAAAGCATGTAGGATGGCGTACAAAAAGACGGGAAGATGTTGCAGCATTTAAGGAAGCTCTTGAAATACAAGGTGTTAGGGTAGATTCCATAGCATCAGGGACAACAAAAGGTGTCGGGGAGGCTATCCGATTCCAATTACCAAGTGGCCATTCATTTGAGTTATATTACGACATGGAAAAACCGGAAGTGGAGGAAAACCGTCGTTCCGTATTAAAAAATCAGCCCTATAAAGCTTGGGCAAAGGGAGTTTCACCTAGACGTTTCGATCATATCAATATTCATTCAACAGAAAATGTCAAAGAAACTTATGATTTCCTTATTGAACAACTTGGCTTTAATTTGCGTGAGTACGTAGTGGATGATGAAGGAAACACAATTGCCGGCTGGATGAGTGTGACACCGCTTGTCCATGATGTTGCCTTCATAGCCAAACCATCCTTGCCAACGCCTGCAAGACTGCACCACCTATCTTATTGGTCTGATGATTCACAGGATATTTTAAGAGCAGCAGATATTTTAAAAGAAAACGGTCTTCAGTTTATCGGACCAGGAAAGCATGGAATCTCTCAAGCTTTGTATTTATATGTGATGGATCCCGGCAGTGGCTGTCGTGTTGAACTGTTTACTGGGGGATACTTAATTTTTGATCCAGATTGGGAGCCTGTAAAGTGGTCTTTAGAGGAACGTTCCCTAGGTAATACCTACTGGGGTGACTCTGTTCAAGACAAAGAATTAAACAATATGACGATTGAAGCAAAATAG
- a CDS encoding FAD synthetase family protein — MRTIFINQEDLVYWQARIPEHVIALGFFDGLHKGHKKVILEAKKVANEKNQPLSVMSFFPHPKSVLSKGKVEVEYLMPLEEKQKQLALLEVDYFLVVEFTMEFAALSPKQFIKDYVLGLGATHVVCGYDYTYGKMGTGSPSSIVADSMGKLDVSIVPKVDLRGDKISSTRIRELLSAGNVSFISELIGEPYSVEWCPQNGLLPYYTLPTAGEYEVTITSNLINQNATIRVINKTKIDYGSVEIPSNNRFTITWHQEIRDEKYKAIS; from the coding sequence ATGAGGACGATTTTCATCAATCAGGAAGATTTAGTTTATTGGCAAGCAAGGATTCCGGAACACGTCATTGCATTGGGGTTCTTCGACGGACTTCATAAAGGTCATAAAAAGGTCATTTTAGAAGCTAAAAAAGTTGCCAATGAAAAGAATCAACCATTGTCTGTCATGAGCTTTTTCCCACATCCGAAAAGTGTTTTGTCAAAAGGAAAAGTTGAAGTCGAGTACTTAATGCCGCTTGAGGAGAAACAAAAGCAGTTGGCATTATTAGAAGTCGATTATTTTCTAGTAGTTGAATTTACTATGGAATTTGCTGCCCTATCTCCCAAACAATTTATTAAAGATTATGTACTGGGTCTAGGGGCAACCCACGTTGTATGTGGCTATGATTACACATACGGCAAAATGGGGACGGGAAGCCCATCCTCAATAGTAGCGGACAGTATGGGGAAATTAGATGTGTCAATTGTTCCAAAAGTAGATTTGCGGGGAGATAAAATTAGTTCTACTAGAATACGAGAGTTACTTTCTGCAGGGAATGTATCTTTTATATCTGAACTAATCGGGGAGCCATATTCAGTGGAATGGTGTCCGCAAAATGGACTACTCCCTTACTACACGCTTCCAACTGCAGGTGAATATGAAGTAACAATAACAAGTAACCTGATAAATCAAAATGCAACTATACGAGTAATCAACAAGACGAAAATCGACTATGGATCAGTGGAAATACCTTCAAATAATCGATTCACAATAACCTGGCATCAAGAAATTAGGGATGAAAAATACAAGGCAATCAGTTAA
- a CDS encoding oxaloacetate decarboxylase — MSKNLQLKSLLKQSNAFIVPGAYDGMTARLVEEFGFPAIYATGAGISNSQLGWADVGLTTLTEIVDVVSRMSDVTTVPIIVDGDTGFGNAINVIRTVKSLERAGASAIQLEDQVSPKKCGHFNGKQIISKTEMVNKIKAAVDSRRDENFTIIARTDATAINGIEDAIDRANAYKEAGADVLFVEAPTTIEQLRAITAGVPNIPHILNMVEGGKTPLVSLKEAEDLGFHIMLCANTVLRSAIKGIRDSLDVLKREQSQANIHDLICTWEERQNLFKLHQVKDWEDKYLQDAEVEEVQT, encoded by the coding sequence ATGTCAAAAAATTTGCAATTGAAATCACTATTAAAGCAATCGAATGCATTTATAGTACCTGGAGCTTATGATGGCATGACAGCGAGATTAGTTGAAGAATTTGGGTTTCCTGCAATTTATGCTACAGGAGCAGGTATCTCTAATTCTCAGCTAGGGTGGGCGGATGTTGGGTTAACAACGCTAACTGAAATTGTGGATGTTGTAAGCCGGATGTCTGATGTGACGACAGTTCCTATTATTGTTGATGGCGACACAGGTTTTGGGAATGCCATAAACGTCATTCGAACTGTTAAGTCATTGGAACGAGCTGGAGCTTCGGCAATCCAATTGGAAGATCAAGTTTCACCAAAAAAATGCGGGCATTTTAATGGGAAACAAATTATTTCTAAAACAGAAATGGTCAATAAAATTAAAGCGGCGGTCGATTCAAGAAGAGATGAAAACTTCACGATAATTGCTAGAACGGATGCAACTGCCATTAACGGAATCGAAGATGCAATTGACCGGGCAAATGCTTATAAAGAAGCTGGGGCAGACGTGCTGTTTGTAGAAGCACCAACAACAATTGAACAGTTAAGAGCAATTACCGCAGGCGTGCCAAACATCCCTCATATATTAAATATGGTGGAGGGGGGTAAAACGCCGCTGGTTTCTTTAAAAGAAGCAGAGGACCTTGGTTTCCATATAATGCTTTGTGCAAATACGGTGTTACGGTCGGCAATCAAAGGGATCCGTGACAGTTTAGATGTCCTTAAACGAGAACAGTCCCAAGCTAATATTCATGACCTCATCTGTACGTGGGAAGAAAGGCAAAACTTGTTTAAATTGCACCAAGTTAAAGATTGGGAAGATAAATATTTACAAGACGCAGAGGTAGAGGAGGTTCAGACATGA